A window of Clostridioides sp. ES-S-0010-02 genomic DNA:
TTAACTTTTGCCAAATAGTCCTTTTTTAAATTTAATTAGTTCATTTAAATACATCTCATGTTATTGTTTAACGACAATTTTAATTTTGATTCTATTTCTATCAGTAAATTTAAATACATCTCATGTTATTGTTTAACCACTGTAAAATACACATTCTTATACAGCATAATTTTCTAAAACCATTGCAAATACTAGCACTAATCAAATTTATCCCAAGTGTCTTTAAATTTCGGATGTTTTTACCTAGCGATTCGCTAGGACGGTGATAATTGCTACATTTTACAACTATCTTTGCGAGTGCCTATCCCAATTACTTGGGATAAGCTCACATTTAGGATGCGTAATCACCCTATATTTAACACTACAATTATAGCATATTTTGGAAGATAAAGCACTTTTATGTACTTACTAAGTGCTTTATCCATATTATTTTACTTATTTTCTCTCTCTTCTTGTTCTCTAAGAATACCTCTCAATATCTCTGCATATTCTTGAAATTTTTCTTCGCTATTCTGTTTTAGTTCATATAACGCATTAGCAAATTTCACAAAATACTCTACATCTTCATCAGTTTTTAAATTGTACTCCTTAAGTAAACTTTCACGCATTGTATTAATCCCCCTCAAAACTAAACTAAAATATATTATTTAATACAATCTTATAAATTTACTCAATCTTATAAACCACATGATAATTCTTCTTCTCCCCTGCAATCTTAGCAGGTCTATTATTTTCCTCTATCCATTTGCTAATCTTGTCTATTACACTTTGTGAATACTTTGTTGTAGTTCCATTCCAATTATCCTTATTTGCTAATACTATGAGTTTTTCTTCTTCTTTAATATCTAATTTCTTAATAATCTCACAAACTGCCACAAAATCAGGTTTATTAGTTTTAGAATACATATTTAATTTAATTGCAATTTGTTTTGTATCAAAGAAATGCTCTTTTTCTTCAATCTCCAAAGGTAACTCTATTCCTGCTTTCTTATAGATAGTTTTTGCTGTAAGTAACTTTGCTTTTTCATCTATTCCAGCACCGTTTAGAAAAGGTGTTAGTATTTCTATAGTCTTGTTAACTGTGTCTAGACTTTCAATCTCACTTGCTTTTTCTCTTAACACTTGAGGGTCAGCGTTATTAGTTATGTATGCACCAGTTTGTCTTATGCTTGGTAAAACTTCTCGTCTAAGCCATTTTCTAAATTGAACACCGATAGGTTTGTCTGTGTATTGTAAGAATCCATATAAACCATCTTCATAAAAAATAGTTATACTTCTAGCTTTATTACTAATTATATTATTTGCGACTACATTTAAAGTAGTTACAAAATCATTAAATTCAATTCCTTTCAATACATCATACTCTTGTTCAATTTCAAATTCTTCTGCTTTTACGCAATCCTGTATTGTTTTAGATACATCTGCATAGTCGAATAATCCAACTATTTGGTTGGCTATCCAACAAGATTTTCCTTTCCATACAAAAGTATAAATTTGACTTCCATTAAACTCTTTTACTATTAAATTTTCCATAACTATTACACTCCTTAAAATTGATTTTTTTCAAGGAATGACGTATACTATAGTTAGTTGATGTATAGTATACGTCAATAAGGGTTGCTCAAACTTTGGTCGGTGGGAGTGACCCTTATTTTTTATTCCTTTTGTTCCAGTTCTTCGTCGATTTTTTCTTCTAGCCATTCTTTCTTTGTTAGATTCTTTTCCTCTAACACTTCATCAAATTTATCTAACTTTTCTTTGTCTAGAAGTACACTAAAACCTCTTTTATCTTTTCGACGATTCTTCATATACTCTGCTCTACTTTTAGTTGCTATTTTATTCACCTCTTTTCTGTAACTCGTTACATTAATAATAACATTGTAACGAGTTACAGTCAAGATATTTTGGAATATTTTTCAAATAAAATTTTATTGAAGCTAGCGTCGCAAAACACTACCTCAGCTATATCATTTTTCTAATTATTTTACTCAACCGACCAATTTGAGCAAAACAAAAGCACCTACATATTTGTAAGTGCCTTATGTATAGTTAATCTAATCCTAGGACTAACTTTTAGCTTCAAGTTCTAAATCATCAATTAAATTTACATCATTTTTTATATTATTCCAATCATCTAAAAATACATTATAAGTGAGTGTTACATCGACAATAAAGCTTATTCTAACTGAATGGATATCATTCATATCTTTTATATTGTTTACAAATTCTTTAGTAAAGTTTCTACACTCATTTTCATCATTAAACCTAGAATTTTCCACTTGAATGCTAACTATATATCCCTCACCTTTTGTTGGGGTTAATATGTTAACATAATATGTTGTTTTATCTTTTAAGTCTTCTGGTATAATAGAGTCTACTTTTACCTGCATCTCTTGTTTATAAATATCTTCTTTTTCTTTTTCACTAATTATATTTTCTTTTGTAATATTTCCTTCATCTACTTCATTTCTATTTTTTGAATCTCGTATAGCTTGATGAATCATCATTGATACTGTAAATACAATAAGGTATATTAAAAATATCACTAAAAGTTTCTTCAACAAACTTAATTTTTTAAATTTTCCCCACATAATATACTCTCCCCTATTAAATTCTTTACTCAAATATAATTCTATCTAAAAATAAGAACTTAGTCTATTAATTTAAAATATTTTGAGCAAAATAAAAGCACCTACATATTTGTAAGTGCTTGCTATATCTCTATTCCAATAATTCCTTTTTCTTTTTATTATATTCTTCCTGTGTAATTGCTCCTGAATCTAATAACTCTTTTAGTTTTTTTATTTGGTCTAGTGGGTCTACATAACTCTGATACTTTTTCTTTTCAGCCTCATCTATACCTTTTTGAATCTCTTCATCAGTCATAATATCACTTTCACTAAGATGTAAATCTAATGCAGATTTTTCACCAGTTTGTACTTTTCTATAGTACTGAATATAAATCCTATTATACCTACCTCCATCATCTTTAGTGTAAAATTCAAAAGTGCAACAATCTATCTTAAAATCTTTTAATTCTTCTGTTATATATTTTATGAATAGTTGACATTCTTTAGTATTTTCAAATTTTTCATTTTGTACTGTTAAATAAAATTGAGTAAGCCCAGACTCAACTACATCAACTTTATAGTGACTACCCTTATATTCTTGAGGTACTAA
This region includes:
- a CDS encoding SHOCT domain-containing protein; amino-acid sequence: MSAIIIAIILMLLGIIIFIGFMPGSLVLLASLIILYFVRKKQRVMCIISYMFLIFTIYLYAVWEDISPYTEEKMAILEEQQKKEESEKEIERIRKQEEIDKEKREKKYGKKISVEELKAKLEELVPQEYKGSHYKVDVVESGLTQFYLTVQNEKFENTKECQLFIKYITEELKDFKIDCCTFEFYTKDDGGRYNRIYIQYYRKVQTGEKSALDLHLSESDIMTDEEIQKGIDEAEKKKYQSYVDPLDQIKKLKELLDSGAITQEEYNKKKKELLE
- a CDS encoding phage repressor protein, with the translated sequence MENLIVKEFNGSQIYTFVWKGKSCWIANQIVGLFDYADVSKTIQDCVKAEEFEIEQEYDVLKGIEFNDFVTTLNVVANNIISNKARSITIFYEDGLYGFLQYTDKPIGVQFRKWLRREVLPSIRQTGAYITNNADPQVLREKASEIESLDTVNKTIEILTPFLNGAGIDEKAKLLTAKTIYKKAGIELPLEIEEKEHFFDTKQIAIKLNMYSKTNKPDFVAVCEIIKKLDIKEEEKLIVLANKDNWNGTTTKYSQSVIDKISKWIEENNRPAKIAGEKKNYHVVYKIE